The following are encoded in a window of Brettanomyces bruxellensis chromosome 9, complete sequence genomic DNA:
- the FLD1 gene encoding S-(hydroxymethyl)glutathione dehydrogenase (BUSCO:EOG09262PIH), which yields MSTTGKTITCKAGICWGAGQDVKIETVEVAPPRAHEVRVKVAYTGVCHTDEYTRSGQDREGVFPVIFGHEGAGIVESIGEGVINVKVGDHVVLLYTPECGECKFCKSGKTNLCSKIRNTQGKGLMPDGTVRFTCNGKPIFHYMGCSSFSQYTVVTDISIVTVNPKAPMDRTCLLGCGVTTGFGAATNIAKIEKGENVGVFGAGCIGLAVVMGAVKKQAGKIIVVDINPEKEAWAKKFGATDFINPKTDLKPGEDIVQKLTELTDGGFDWDFDCTGNVEVMRNALESCHKGWGECIVIGVAPAGAEIHTRPFQLVTGRVWRGCAFGGVKGRSQMPGIVDDYMTGKLDVDDFITQRYPLEKIRQAFDDMHNGKSIRAVINMQN from the exons atgtcAACCACCGGAAAG ACTATTACATGCAAAGCAGGTATCTGCTGGGGTGCAGGTCAAGATGTGAAAATTGAAACTGTTGAAGTCGCCCCACCTAGGGCTCATGAAGTGAGAGTTAAGGTGGCATATACAGGTGTCTGTCACACTGATGAATACACTAGATCTGGCCAAGACCGTGAAGGTGTCTTTCCAGTTATATTTGGTCATGAGGGTGCTGGTATTGTCGAATCCATAGGCGAAGGCGTTATCAATGTCAAAGTCGGAGATCACGTCGTCTTATTGTATACACCAGAGTGTGGTGAATGCAAATTCTGTAAGTCCGGAAAGACAAATCTTTGCTCAAAGATTAGAAACACTCAGGGAAAAGGTTTAATGCCGGATGGTACGGTTAGATTTACCTGCAACGGTAAACCTATTTTTCACTATATGGGTTGCTCATCCTTCTCTCAATACACAGTTGTCACAGATATTTCCATTGTCACTGTTAATCCAAAGGCACCTATGGATAGAACCTGTTTGTTGGGATGTGGTGTTACAACCGGTTTTGGTGCAGCCACTAATATCGCTAAAATTGAGAAAGGTGAAAACGTTGGAGTTTTTGGAGCAGGATGTATTGGTTTAGCGGTTGTTATGGGTGCCGTTAAGAAGCAGGCTGGAAAGATCATTGTTGTGGATATTAATCCAGAAAAAGAGGCTTGGGCCAAGAAGTTTGGTGCAACAGACTTTATCAATCCAAAGACTGATTTAAAACCGGGAGAAGATATTGTGCAGAAACTAACTGAACTTACAGATGGTGGTTTTGATTGGGATTTCGACTGTACTGGTAATGTTGAAGTCATGAGGAATGCTTTGGAATCATGTCACAAGGGCTGGGGTGAATGTATTGTTATAGGTGTTGCACCTGCAGGTGCAGAAATTCATACTAGGCCATTCCAGTTGGTCACCGGAAGAGTTTGGAGGGGTTGTGCGTTCGGTGGTGTCAAGGGTAGATCACAAATGCCTGGAATTGTGGATGACTACATGACAGGCAAGCTTGATGTCGATGACTTCATCACTCAAAGGTATCCTTTGGAAAAGATCAGGCAGGCATTTGATGATATGCATAATGGTAAATCCATCAGAGCGGTCATTAACATGCAAAACTAA